Proteins from a genomic interval of Microbacterium esteraromaticum:
- a CDS encoding ABC transporter permease, with protein sequence MTFRTLLRWTLTQSGPMLPFVIVVQVALAAGIIVGFGLLIPGIDTASAQFISTGAPTVLLMIVGLAIVSAGVAQSRTTGTFTYLRALPIPRALLLVADLTVWLLVALPGVAVAVLVAHWRYGFDYSFDWPLLIAASALTAITASAMGYAIAVSLPPMVTQLVTQVLVFFVMLFSPITFPTSQLPAWFQMVHDVLPFRPAADLIRAGLLSDAYTAEARDLVTLSLWCIVALVVSVRALVRRG encoded by the coding sequence GTGACATTTCGCACTCTCCTGCGCTGGACGCTCACCCAGTCCGGCCCGATGCTGCCCTTCGTCATCGTCGTGCAGGTAGCGCTGGCCGCAGGGATCATCGTCGGCTTCGGCCTGCTGATCCCTGGTATCGACACCGCCTCAGCCCAGTTCATCTCTACCGGGGCACCGACAGTGCTGCTGATGATTGTCGGGCTCGCCATAGTCTCGGCGGGCGTCGCCCAATCCCGCACCACGGGCACCTTCACCTACCTTCGCGCGTTGCCCATTCCGCGCGCGCTGCTGCTCGTTGCCGATCTCACCGTGTGGCTTCTTGTCGCCTTGCCGGGCGTGGCTGTCGCCGTACTCGTGGCACACTGGCGCTACGGGTTCGACTACTCATTCGATTGGCCCCTGCTGATCGCCGCCTCCGCACTGACCGCCATCACCGCATCCGCAATGGGGTACGCGATCGCGGTGTCACTACCACCGATGGTGACGCAACTCGTAACGCAGGTCCTCGTCTTCTTCGTCATGCTGTTCTCGCCCATCACCTTCCCGACGAGCCAGCTGCCGGCGTGGTTTCAGATGGTGCACGATGTTCTGCCGTTCCGCCCGGCCGCGGATCTCATTCGGGCCGGCCTTCTCTCAGACGCATACACAGCAGAAGCGCGAGACCTGGTCACGCTGTCGCTCTGGTGCATCGTCGCGCTTGTTGTCAGCGTGCGCGCGTTGGTGCGGCGAGGATGA
- a CDS encoding ABC transporter ATP-binding protein, whose protein sequence is MSAVLEVSDLTRTFGKVVANEDIHLRVQPGEVVGLLGHNGAGKTTLVSQLVGLLRPDHGAIRVAGIDAIKDPAAARRAVALQPQAQAPLDGLTPKEAIEIAARLRGLSTSDARAAALRLADDLDIGEWFTRRAVPEGGLSGGARRLTAFAMAAVAPVPLVVLDEPTNDVDASRRRLLWQTVRRLGDQGAGVLLVTHNVLEAERVVDSLVLLDRGRVVATGTPRELRGTSDNDLHVELFRTDAFATEPISPPLPVVRQVTAGRRTILTIAATHAATAVAWAASLRDRGEVESYAITPTTLEDTYLSITSAGDELAEATKEGV, encoded by the coding sequence GAGCGACCTCACCCGCACGTTCGGGAAAGTGGTCGCGAACGAGGACATTCATCTGCGCGTGCAACCCGGCGAAGTGGTCGGATTGCTCGGACACAACGGGGCAGGAAAGACGACACTCGTCTCGCAGCTTGTCGGGCTCCTGCGCCCCGACCATGGAGCCATCCGCGTAGCAGGCATCGACGCGATCAAGGATCCTGCGGCAGCGCGACGCGCCGTGGCGCTCCAACCGCAGGCGCAAGCGCCACTGGATGGACTCACCCCGAAAGAGGCGATCGAGATCGCCGCGCGCCTGCGCGGGCTATCGACCTCCGACGCCCGCGCGGCCGCGCTCCGGCTTGCCGACGACCTCGACATCGGCGAGTGGTTCACCCGGCGCGCAGTACCAGAGGGTGGGTTGTCCGGCGGGGCGCGTCGCCTCACGGCATTCGCCATGGCAGCAGTCGCCCCCGTTCCCCTCGTCGTCCTGGACGAACCGACGAACGACGTCGATGCCTCACGTCGCAGGCTCCTCTGGCAGACCGTACGCCGACTCGGCGACCAAGGCGCCGGCGTGCTTCTGGTCACGCACAACGTCCTCGAAGCCGAACGGGTCGTCGACTCGCTCGTGCTCCTCGACCGGGGGCGCGTCGTCGCCACGGGCACGCCCCGCGAGCTACGCGGCACCAGTGACAATGACCTCCATGTCGAGCTCTTCCGCACCGACGCCTTTGCGACAGAACCGATCTCCCCGCCGCTTCCGGTCGTACGCCAGGTGACCGCAGGAAGACGCACAATTCTCACCATCGCCGCCACTCACGCAGCTACCGCCGTCGCCTGGGCCGCGTCACTCCGCGACCGGGGAGAGGTCGAGAGCTACGCGATCACCCCGACGACTCTCGAAGACACGTACCTCTCCATCACCTCCGCAGGCGACGAACTCGCTGAAGCCACGAAAGAAGGCGTCTGA